In one Sander lucioperca isolate FBNREF2018 chromosome 7, SLUC_FBN_1.2, whole genome shotgun sequence genomic region, the following are encoded:
- the slc28a1 gene encoding sodium/nucleoside cotransporter 1 has product MTETDGVQLKNLTHTNGNGVDNQAFEIEEDNITDTSSVKRQTKKGLGSYLSQVSKPINATEDYIKAHSKTFKYVVLGLLGAGYVAYFIAACVLDFQRAIALVVLTSLAIVAKSYELLKEYKGQSISQCFRPAVRCFKSNLKWLKWVFILAVVVLLVLWLALDTRHYPQQLVSFGGVCVFVVLVFLLSAHRTAVSWRPVFWGLGLQFCIGLFVIRTQPGLIAFEWLGDQVQIFLNYTTDGSRFVFGDLINNIFAFQALPIVVFFSSVMSVLYFLGIMQWLILKISWVMQITMGTSPTETLSVAGNIFVGQTEAPLLIRPYLKDMTKSEIHAVMTGGFATIAGSVMGAFISFGIDASALISASVMAAPCALAISKLSYPETEESPFKSEKNIKVACGDEKNILEAASSGASASIGLVANIAANLIAFLAILGFINAALSWLGGMVGYPTITFQMICSYVFMPVAFMMGVPYDESFTVAELIGTKLFVNEFIAYEKLSGLKMNRLKGLDEIVGGERQWISVRSEVITTYSLCGFANFSSLGIMIGGLSSICPSRRGDVSSLVMRAMLTGTCVSLINACIAGILFIPPLDCVKLFKETDFNATDVHLQTCCQNLFESTINNGTISFEGSWNTVANVTVFFSKCCQCCGLSNVAVCN; this is encoded by the exons ATGA CGGAAACCGACGGTGTCCAGCTCAAAAATTTAACCCACACCAATGGAAATGGTGTGGACAACCAGGCTTTTGAAATAGAA GAGGACAACATTACTGATACTAGCAGCGTCAAAAGGCAGACTAAAAAGGGTTTGGGATCATACTTAAG CCAAGTTTCCAAGCCGATTAATGCCACAGAGGATTACATCAAGGCTCACTCAAAAACCTTCAAATACGTTGTGCTGGGCTTACTTGGAGCAG GTTATGTGGCATATTTCATTGCAGCCTGTGTATTGGATTTCCAGAGGGCCATCGCTCTTGTAGTCCTAACCAGTTTGGCTATTGTTGCTAAATCATATGAACTTTTGAAGGAGTACAAAGGACAAAGCATCAGTCAGTGTTTTAGACCCGCAGTTAGATGCTTTAAATCTAACTTAAAATGGTTAAAATG GGTTTTCATCTTAGCAGTTGTGGTCCTGCTTGTTCTGTGGCTGGCCTTGGACACACGCCACTATCCTCAGCAGCTTGTCTCGTTCGGAGGTGTGTGCGTGTTCGTCGTGCTTGTGTTCCTCTTGTCAGCACACAGGACAGCG GTATCTTGGAGGCCTGTGTTTTGGGGTCTTGGGTTGCAGTTCTGTATTGGCCTCTTTGTTATAAGAACGCAGCCTGGACTCATAGCATTTGAATGGCTTGGAGACCAAGTGCAG ATATTCCTTAACTATACCACAGATGGGTCACGTTTTGTTTTTGGGGACCTGATCAATAACATTTTTGCCTTTCAA GCTTTGCCCATTGTTGTGTTCTTCAGCAGCGTGATGTCAGTCCTTTACTTTTTGGGGATAATGCAGTGGCTCATTCTGAAG ATCTCATGGGTTATGCAGATAACGATGGGAACCTCTCCCACAGAGACCTTGAGTGTGGCAGGCAATATATTTGTTGGGCAG ACTGAAGCTCCACTGCTGATCCGCCCTTATTTGAAGGATATGACCAAATCTGAGATCCATGCTGTTATGACTGGCGGATTTGCCACAATTGCAGGCAGTGTCATGGGGGCTTTCATCTCATTCGGG ATTGATGCATCTGCCTTGATTTCAGCCTCTGTAATGGCTGCTCCTTGTGCCTTGGCCATCTCCAAACTTTCTTacccagagacagaggagagtcCCTTCAAGTCAGAGAAGAATATTAAAGTGGCTTGTGG GGATGAAAAAAACATCCTGGAGGCTGCTAGCAGTGGAGCATCTGCTTCAATAGGTCTTGTTGCTAACATTGCAGCAAATTTGATAGCCTTTCTTGCCATCCTTGGGTTCATAAATGCAGCTTTGAGTTGGCTTGGCGGTATGGTGGGATATCCTACAATTACATTTCAG ATGATTTGCTCCTACGTATTCATGCCTGTGGCCTTTATGATGGGAGTACCATATGATGAGAGTTTCACTGTGGCTGAACTAATTGGCACAAAGCTCTTCGTCAATGAGTTTATAGCTTATGAGAAACTGTCTGGACTGAAGATGAACAGACTCAAAGGACTTGATGAAATTGTTGGAGGCGAAAGACAATGGATATCT GTCCGATCAGAAGTAATCACCACTTATTCTCTTTGTGGGTTTGCCAACTTCAGCTCACTGGGCATTATGATTGGAGGCCTAT CCTCTATATGTCCATCCAGAAGAGGTGATGTCTCGTCTTTGGTGATGAGAGCTATGCTCACTGGGACTTGTGTATCTCTCATCAATGCTTGCATTGCAG GGATCCTCTTTATTCCTCCACTTGATTGCGTGAAGCTGTTTAAGGAGACTGATTTCAATGCCACAGATGTACATTTACAAACTTGCTGTCAAAACCTCTTTGAAAG CACTATAAACAATGGAACCATCTCGTTTGAAGGATCATGGAACACTGTAGCAAATGTCACTGTGTTTTTCTCTAAATGTTGTCAGTGCTGTGGTCTTTCTAATGTGGCAGTTTGTAATTAG